One Patescibacteria group bacterium genomic region harbors:
- the ppcA gene encoding phosphoenolpyruvate carboxylase, producing MRHIPAVMATQHPDNASAPYWEQDGDGFVSAQEEVAEAYSAYADLGVNEYMWDWEGKYVDEAVVERLLTEHHQYFKKHHLGRDQFLTFRIPNIWQEKGYSLARAFMAILTAADMAKDMAVGEKPLFEVILPMTSSAQQMLHIQTTFTKLAKVKHRLFTDNTSSFNYIEIIPLVEEVQQMFSIQNLLQRYVQQHKKYYQQYPKYIRPFLARSDPALVSGLIPAVLGNKVALSELYQWSDNTGIPVYPIIGTGSLPFRGSLAPDNIKQFLEEYRGVRTVTIQSAFRYDYPPVQVKRAIKQLQQQLAKTVPQKFAASDKKILNNIVQQAEQHYRSAVTAISSDLFKITPYIPKRRERRLHIGLLGYGRTIGKQQFPRAITFTAAMYSLGVPPELIGTGRTLRELSKGEGELVHQAYHCLEHDLRLAGRYLNKENLQYFAKRSAGWRAIQSDINYLEEYFGFTLGPISPTEFLHRNATSDIVYLQRQQQDITEVVLQAGKLRRSLG from the coding sequence ATGCGTCACATACCAGCCGTAATGGCTACGCAACACCCCGACAATGCCTCGGCCCCATATTGGGAGCAAGATGGCGATGGCTTTGTTTCGGCCCAAGAGGAGGTAGCCGAAGCCTATTCGGCCTATGCTGATTTAGGAGTTAATGAGTACATGTGGGATTGGGAAGGTAAGTATGTGGATGAGGCTGTCGTCGAGCGTTTGTTAACGGAACATCATCAATACTTCAAAAAGCATCATTTAGGACGCGATCAATTCCTAACTTTTCGCATTCCCAATATTTGGCAGGAAAAAGGTTATTCACTCGCGCGGGCCTTTATGGCCATTTTAACGGCTGCCGACATGGCCAAAGATATGGCAGTGGGTGAAAAACCATTATTTGAGGTGATTCTGCCTATGACATCATCTGCTCAACAAATGTTACATATTCAAACTACCTTTACTAAATTAGCCAAAGTTAAACACCGCTTATTTACTGATAACACTAGTTCATTTAACTATATTGAGATTATTCCTCTAGTGGAAGAAGTGCAGCAAATGTTCTCGATCCAAAATTTGTTGCAGCGGTATGTGCAACAACATAAAAAATACTATCAGCAATATCCAAAATATATTCGGCCATTTTTAGCACGGAGTGATCCGGCTCTTGTGTCTGGTTTAATTCCGGCGGTATTAGGAAATAAAGTAGCCTTATCTGAGTTGTATCAGTGGAGTGATAATACCGGCATTCCAGTTTATCCAATTATTGGCACCGGGTCCTTGCCATTTCGTGGCTCACTCGCACCAGATAATATCAAACAGTTTTTGGAAGAATATCGGGGCGTACGAACCGTCACAATCCAATCAGCTTTTCGGTATGACTACCCACCAGTTCAAGTGAAACGAGCTATTAAACAATTACAACAACAACTAGCTAAAACTGTTCCACAAAAATTTGCTGCTAGTGATAAAAAAATTCTCAATAATATTGTCCAACAAGCTGAACAACACTATCGTTCGGCCGTGACAGCGATTTCGTCTGATTTATTTAAAATTACACCCTATATACCAAAACGGCGCGAACGAAGATTACACATTGGCTTATTAGGTTATGGTCGAACAATTGGCAAACAGCAATTTCCTCGCGCCATCACCTTCACTGCCGCTATGTATTCATTAGGTGTACCACCAGAACTAATCGGTACAGGTAGAACGTTACGGGAGCTCTCTAAAGGAGAAGGAGAACTGGTTCATCAAGCTTACCATTGTTTAGAACATGATTTACGATTAGCTGGGCGCTACCTTAATAAAGAGAATCTACAATATTTCGCTAAGCGGTCTGCCGGTTGGCGCGCCATTCAAAGTGATATAAATTATCTGGAAGAGTATTTTGGATTCACCTTAGGCCCGATTAGCCCAACGGAATTTTTACATCGCAATGCCACATCGGATATTGTCTATTTACAACGTCAGCAGCAAGATATTACCGAAGTGGTGTTGCAAGCTGGTAAATTAAGGAGAAGTCTAGGATAA
- a CDS encoding glycosyltransferase, with protein sequence MKISFIIPALNEEKLVLRTLRSLQCVRGKDVEIILSDDGSSDKTCTHARPLVDEIVLLSQPHSTIGTCRNRGAKQASGDVLWFLDCDSSIPNLPAALTYVQQQFTADPELVGLTVHSYVYAGERKLVDHFWLGQRNWLIWVTNILGLGQGSGECLIVRRETFMQIHGFNEQLTSNEDHDLFFRLSRLGKTRLSWKFYVEISPRRFRVEGWNKVLWTWFVNWIRTFIFRKPNPAPWERRD encoded by the coding sequence ACGATCTTTGCAATGTGTGCGTGGAAAAGATGTCGAAATAATATTAAGTGATGATGGCAGTTCTGATAAAACTTGTACCCATGCTCGACCACTGGTTGATGAGATTGTGCTCTTAAGCCAACCGCACAGTACCATTGGAACTTGTCGTAATCGTGGGGCAAAACAAGCGTCTGGAGATGTGTTGTGGTTTCTTGATTGTGATTCCAGTATTCCAAACTTACCAGCGGCGTTAACTTATGTTCAGCAGCAATTTACAGCCGATCCTGAATTAGTTGGTTTAACAGTCCACAGCTACGTTTATGCTGGCGAACGAAAATTAGTTGATCATTTTTGGCTCGGTCAGCGCAATTGGCTGATTTGGGTGACTAATATTCTTGGTTTAGGGCAAGGTTCCGGCGAGTGTTTAATTGTACGGCGTGAGACATTTATGCAAATTCATGGGTTTAATGAACAGTTAACCAGTAATGAGGATCACGACTTATTTTTTCGGCTCAGTCGTTTAGGTAAAACCAGATTAAGCTGGAAGTTTTATGTAGAAATTTCACCACGTCGTTTTCGAGTGGAAGGTTGGAACAAAGTCTTGTGGACTTGGTTTGTGAATTGGATACGCACGTTTATTTTTCGCAAACCTAATCCAGCGCCATGGGAACGTCGCGATTAA